From Clavelina lepadiformis chromosome 9, kaClaLepa1.1, whole genome shotgun sequence, the proteins below share one genomic window:
- the LOC143470454 gene encoding lipopolysaccharide-binding protein-like isoform X2 has product MEIEKRSLFFLCMFALVLACLCDQSGVNPGVKARVTSGGLKFLSQIALGFAEDAVEDLDLPTLSGTSPVEYKISNLKINSFSLGRIGFNTAAPNVITPVIDDGKVSASAQFEASKTIKVFGFSFPIAISGNIHASASGLDLSQQISLGMNADGKPTFSLQNCDSSIGDLDLKVSGTTLDAAFNLIIGLFKSTITDLLQKEICPAVKKALSKQGEKVTEKFKLVYPLIKQTNIDLGLVCDPEATGTEFLVSLKGKCFASSMPNIPRRYVALPMPPISATSKMACISVSPYVLNTLLYAFSELGHLGRTFDFDESHMQCVCLYSSVRWEFSQLFCPTCKLFRTSKKALHVEHTFRVQIVVSATSAPSVDFTASGIGIEGPFEVVVNAVLPDDSKQHVITIMANVDILAKARIENGNFAGNIESLDVTVTDAGGLPAELFNQLFQAFIPQAILPAINGITEAGFEIPSLFDFCFSGASIIHKKDALEVCTDFELCQD; this is encoded by the exons ATGGAAATTGAAAAGAGATCATTGTTTTTTCTCTGCATGTTTGCTCTGGTCTTAGCTTGTCTTTGCGATCAAAGTGGTGTCAACCCCGGCGTAAAGGCGCGAGTCACATCGGGTGGACTTAAATTTC TTTCACAAATTGCTTTGGGTTTTGCGGAAGATGCTGTCGAAGACCTTGATCTACCTACGCTGTCTGGCACGAGTCCAGTTGAATACAAAATCtccaa TTTGAAAATCAACTCATTCAGCCTCGGAAGGATCGGTTTCAATACAGCAGCTCCGAATGTGATTACTCCAGTAATCGACGACGGAAAGGTGTCAGCATCAGCTCAATTTGAGGCGTCCAAAACAATCAAAGTGTTTGGTTTCTC CTTTCCAATAGCAATCAGCGGTAACATACACGCGTCGGCTAGTGGCCTTGATCTTAGTCAGCAAATTAGTTTGGGAATGAACGCAGATGGCAAACCAACG ttttcGTTGCAAAATTGTGACTCAAGTATCGGAGATCTGGACCTGAAAGTATCCGGTACAACGCTGGATGCCGCTTTCAACTTGATTATCGGATTGTTTAAAAGCACCATAACAGATTTATTACAGAAAGAA ATTTGCCCAGCAGTAAAAAAGGCTCTGTCAAAACAAGGGGAAAAAGTAACGGAGAAATTTAAAC ttgtttatccgttaataaaacaaacaaacatcgaCCTTGGTTTGGTTTGTGACCCGGAGGCAACTGGCACCGAGTTTCTGGTCTCACTCAAAGGAAAATGCTTCGCAAGCAGCATGCCAAACATACC GCGCCGTTATGTGGCGTTACCAATGCCACCGATTTCTGCAACGTCGAAGATGGCTTGTATTTCGGTCAGTCCTTACGTTTTAAACACATTGCTTTATGCGTTTTCGGAGCTCGGACATTTGGGACGCACGTTTGACTTTGACGAG TCTCACATGCAATGTGTTTGCTTATACAGCTCGGTGCGTTGGGAATTCTCACAACTCTTTTGCCCAACCTGCAAGCTGTTCAGGACAAGTAAGAAAGCTCTACACGTTGAACATACATT CCGCGTTCAAATTGTGGTGAGTGCAACTTCCGCACCCAGTGTTGATTTCACGGCATCTGGCATTGGCATTGAAGGACCTTTCGAGGTTGTTGTGAACGCAGTTTTGCCTGATGACAGCAAACAACACGTCATAACTATAATGGCG AATGTGGACATACTCGCCAAAGCTCGCATAGAAAACGGAAACTTTGCGGGAAATATTGAATCTCTGGACGTGACAGTGACTGATGCGGGTGGACTTCCAGCAGAACTTTTCAATCAACTTTTCCAAGCTTTTATACCTCAGGCTATTTTACCAGCAATTAATG GCATTACTGAAGCAGGGTTTGAGATTCCTAGTCTCTTTGATTTCTGCTTCAGCGGCGCTTCAATCATACACAAGAAG GACGCTTTGGAAGTGTGCACAGATTTTGAACTTTGCCAAGACTGA
- the LOC143470948 gene encoding bactericidal permeability-increasing protein-like yields MATFTILFYISALALACVANQSGVNPGIKARVTQRGLDFATEIALGFVDKAVDDLSLPSFSGDSPVKYNVQNLNIDSFSVGNTRFTTAAPNVITPTIDNGAVAASADFSASKTFKVFGFSFTLSESGRLIASASDLDLSQRIGLGMDANGKPTFSVGDCDSDIGNLDVRVEGTKLDSVFNFIIGLFKETLKNELQKRICPAVKGALLKQASTVTQKFKLTFPFVSGTKVDLGLVCNPEATGNEFIVSLKGKCFPSSMPNLAFPFVAPSMPAISGTSKMACISVGPYVLNTLLYSMWNLGQLEKTFNVDKIGSLGDLSALLPPLAVIGNNPVQIVVRATGAPSVQLTTAGIGIDVSFEAVINAVLPDGTLQHAITASADVAVLAEARIDNGKIAGTIQTLDVTVTDAGIFPAELFNQLIQAFLPQAILPAVNGITEAGFEIPSLYDFRFSSASVAHKQNALEVCSDFASN; encoded by the exons ATGGCGACTTTTACGATTCTCTTCTACATCTCAGCCCTGGCTTTGGCTTGCGTTGCAAATCAGAGCGGTGTTAATCCTGGAATAAAAGCCCGAGTCACCCAAAGAGGACTTGATTTTG CTACGGAAATTGCTTTGGGTTTTGTCGATAAGGCGGTTGATGATCTTTCCCTGCCTTCATTTTCGGGTGATAGCCCAGTAAAATACAACGTtcaaaa CCTGAACATCGATTCGTTCTCTGTGGGTAATACCAGGTTTACAACAGCAGCTCCTAATGTCATCACTCCGACCATTGACAACGGAGCCGTAGCAGCGTCTGCAGATTTCAGTGCATCAAAGACTTTTAAAGTTTTCGGCTTTTC GTTTACGCTAAGTGAAAGCGGCCGCTTAATAGCGTCCGCTAGTGACCTTGATCTAAGCCAAAGAATCGGTTTGGGAATGGATGCCAATGGCAAACCAACA TTCTCAGTGGGAGATTGCGACTCGGACATCGGCAATCTAGATGTGAGAGTTGAAGGCACAAAGTTAGATTCTGTTTTCAACTTCATTATTGGATTATTTAAAGAAACCCTGAAAAATGAATTACAAAAACGA ATTTGTCCAGCGGTAAAAGGAGCCCTATTGAAGCAAGCAAGCACGGTGACACAGAAGTTTAAGT TGACCTTTCCCTTTGTAAGTGGAACGAAAGTGGATCTTGGTTTAGTTTGTAACCCAGAGGCAACTGGCAACGAATTTATCGTCTCACTCAAAGGAAAATGCTTCCCAAGCAGCATGCCAAACTTAGC GTTTCCGTTTGTGGCGCCGTCAATGCCTGCAATATCCGGCACGTCGAAAATGGCTTGCATTTCTGTCGGCCCTTACGTTTTGAACACGTTGCTTTATTCGATGTGGAATCTCGGACAGTTGGAAAAAACGTTTAACGTTGATAAG ATTGGCTCATTGGGTGATCTTTCTGCTCTGCTGCCTCCTCTAGCGGTAATCGGAAACAA CCCAGTCCAAATTGTGGTGAGAGCAACCGGCGCACCAAGTGTACAGCTCACTACAGCTGGCATAGGTATAGATGTGTCCTTTGAAGCAGTTATAAATGCAGTTTTGCCAGACGGGACTCTTCAACACGCTATAACTGCAAGTGCT GATGTCGCAGTGCTTGCAGAAGCTCGCATTGATAACGGAAAGATCGCGGGAACCATTCAGACTCTGGACGTAACAGTGACTGATGCTGGGATATTTCCTGCGGAACTTTTCAACCAGCTTATCCAGGCTTTCTTGCCTCAGGCTATCTTGCCTGCAGTTAACG GAATTACAGAAGCAGGGTTTGAAATTCCAAGTCTTTATGATTTCCGTTTTAGCAGCGCATCGGTTGCTCACAAGCAG aaCGCTTTGGAAGTTTGTTCAGATTTTGCTTCAAACTAA
- the LOC143470454 gene encoding lipopolysaccharide-binding protein-like isoform X1 yields MEIEKRSLFFLCMFALVLACLCDQSGVNPGVKARVTSGGLKFLSQIALGFAEDAVEDLDLPTLSGTSPVEYKISNLKINSFSLGRIGFNTAAPNVITPVIDDGKVSASAQFEASKTIKVFGFSFPIAISGNIHASASGLDLSQQISLGMNADGKPTFSLQNCDSSIGDLDLKVSGTTLDAAFNLIIGLFKSTITDLLQKEICPAVKKALSKQGEKVTEKFKRKNVFVLAMHAVNGFVVYPLIKQTNIDLGLVCDPEATGTEFLVSLKGKCFASSMPNIPRRYVALPMPPISATSKMACISVSPYVLNTLLYAFSELGHLGRTFDFDESHMQCVCLYSSVRWEFSQLFCPTCKLFRTSKKALHVEHTFRVQIVVSATSAPSVDFTASGIGIEGPFEVVVNAVLPDDSKQHVITIMANVDILAKARIENGNFAGNIESLDVTVTDAGGLPAELFNQLFQAFIPQAILPAINGITEAGFEIPSLFDFCFSGASIIHKKDALEVCTDFELCQD; encoded by the exons ATGGAAATTGAAAAGAGATCATTGTTTTTTCTCTGCATGTTTGCTCTGGTCTTAGCTTGTCTTTGCGATCAAAGTGGTGTCAACCCCGGCGTAAAGGCGCGAGTCACATCGGGTGGACTTAAATTTC TTTCACAAATTGCTTTGGGTTTTGCGGAAGATGCTGTCGAAGACCTTGATCTACCTACGCTGTCTGGCACGAGTCCAGTTGAATACAAAATCtccaa TTTGAAAATCAACTCATTCAGCCTCGGAAGGATCGGTTTCAATACAGCAGCTCCGAATGTGATTACTCCAGTAATCGACGACGGAAAGGTGTCAGCATCAGCTCAATTTGAGGCGTCCAAAACAATCAAAGTGTTTGGTTTCTC CTTTCCAATAGCAATCAGCGGTAACATACACGCGTCGGCTAGTGGCCTTGATCTTAGTCAGCAAATTAGTTTGGGAATGAACGCAGATGGCAAACCAACG ttttcGTTGCAAAATTGTGACTCAAGTATCGGAGATCTGGACCTGAAAGTATCCGGTACAACGCTGGATGCCGCTTTCAACTTGATTATCGGATTGTTTAAAAGCACCATAACAGATTTATTACAGAAAGAA ATTTGCCCAGCAGTAAAAAAGGCTCTGTCAAAACAAGGGGAAAAAGTAACGGAGAAATTTAAACGTAAGAATGTATTTGTATTAGCGATGCATGCTGTCAACGGTTTCG ttgtttatccgttaataaaacaaacaaacatcgaCCTTGGTTTGGTTTGTGACCCGGAGGCAACTGGCACCGAGTTTCTGGTCTCACTCAAAGGAAAATGCTTCGCAAGCAGCATGCCAAACATACC GCGCCGTTATGTGGCGTTACCAATGCCACCGATTTCTGCAACGTCGAAGATGGCTTGTATTTCGGTCAGTCCTTACGTTTTAAACACATTGCTTTATGCGTTTTCGGAGCTCGGACATTTGGGACGCACGTTTGACTTTGACGAG TCTCACATGCAATGTGTTTGCTTATACAGCTCGGTGCGTTGGGAATTCTCACAACTCTTTTGCCCAACCTGCAAGCTGTTCAGGACAAGTAAGAAAGCTCTACACGTTGAACATACATT CCGCGTTCAAATTGTGGTGAGTGCAACTTCCGCACCCAGTGTTGATTTCACGGCATCTGGCATTGGCATTGAAGGACCTTTCGAGGTTGTTGTGAACGCAGTTTTGCCTGATGACAGCAAACAACACGTCATAACTATAATGGCG AATGTGGACATACTCGCCAAAGCTCGCATAGAAAACGGAAACTTTGCGGGAAATATTGAATCTCTGGACGTGACAGTGACTGATGCGGGTGGACTTCCAGCAGAACTTTTCAATCAACTTTTCCAAGCTTTTATACCTCAGGCTATTTTACCAGCAATTAATG GCATTACTGAAGCAGGGTTTGAGATTCCTAGTCTCTTTGATTTCTGCTTCAGCGGCGCTTCAATCATACACAAGAAG GACGCTTTGGAAGTGTGCACAGATTTTGAACTTTGCCAAGACTGA
- the LOC143470653 gene encoding bactericidal permeability-increasing protein-like — translation MKSFSVFLCISAMVWTCLGNQNGVHPGIKAKLTSKGLDFASDVVLGFAENAIQKIKLPSISGSTPVEYNINSLMIETFNLGNTKFRTKTPNLFIPAIDKGTVSASARFSASKTFKIFNFPFTLRADGGIRASASGLHLSQEFALKMAKNGKPTFLVEACSARIEDLDVKVFDTKLDAVFNIVLELFKETIKEELEKRICPAVKKTLSSQASKVANSFIVNYPFLLETSVDLGLVCDPEATENELMISVKGRCYPSDNPDLEFPFVTTALPRISSSAQMARVSFSPYAVNTLAYSLWKLGKLEGTFNVGKLGSLGVGDLGSVLPPLAIIGDNPLQIEVRATHPPRTEFTPDGIRIEGTVEVVLNAVMPDGSILQALTVISDIELLAKARIENQTISGKANYLDVRVTDAGELPAELFNQLLQAFLPQAILPAINGIAETGYEIPSLYGYDLINASVEHKLNALEVGADLKQN, via the exons atgaaatcattttcagtttttctctGTATCTCTGCTATGGTCTGGACATGCCTTGGCAATCAAAACGGAGTTCATCCCGGTATAAAAGCCAAACTCACATCAAAAGGCCTTGATTTTG CTTCTGACGTCGTTTTAGGTTTTGCCGAAAATGCAATTCAAAAGATTAAGCTGCCCTCAATTTCAGGGTCAACGCCGGTTGAGTACAACATAAACAG tttgatGATCGAGACTTTTAACCTTGGAAACACCAAATTCCGAACAAAAACTCCAAACCTTTTTATTCCGGCAATCGACAAAGGAACGGTTTCTGCGTCTGCTCGTTTTAGTGCATCCAAGAccttcaaaattttcaatttccc ATTCACGTTGCGGGCTGATGGTGGTATAAGAGCGTCAGCTAGCGGCCTACATTTAAGCCAGGAATTCGCGCTAAAGATGGCAAAGAACGGCAAACCGACT tttttggTGGAAGCTTGTTCGGCAAGAATTGAAGATCTGGACGTCAAAGTTTTCGACACAAAGCTAGACGCCGTATTCAATATTGTTCTCGAACTATTTAAAGAAACCATCAAAGAAGAGTTGGAGAAACGA ATTTGCCCAGCTGTCAAAAAAACCCTTTCAAGTCAAGCCAGTAAAGTTGCTAACTCTTTTATTG TAAACTATCCATTTCTACTGGAAACATCAGTCGATCTTGGCTTGGTTTGCGATCCGGAAGCAACTGAAAACGAATTAATGATTTCGGTTAAAGGGCGATGCTACCCAAGTGACAATCCAGACTTAGA ATTTCCGTTTGTGACAACAGCTTTGCCCCGGATATCCTCCTCTGCACAGATGGCCCGTGTTTCATTTAGCCCTTACGCGGTCAACACTCTAGCATATTCACTTTGGAAACTTGGAAAGCTGGAAGGAACATTTAACGTTGGCAAG CTTGGATCATTGGGTGTGGGTGACCTTGGTTCTGTTTTACCTCCGCTGGCAATCATTGGGGACAA TCCTCTTCAAATTGAGGTAAGGGCGACTCACCCACCAAGAACTGAATTCACTCCGGACGGCATAAGAATTGAGGGAACAGTCGAAGTTGTTTTAAACGCAGTGATGCCGGACGGAAGTATACTGCAAGCTTTAACTGTAATCTCC GATATAGAATTACTCGCCAAAGCTCGAATAGAAAACCAAACGATTTCAGGAAAAGCTAATTACCTGGACGTGAGGGTGACCGACGCTGGCGAACTGCCAGCAGAACTTTTTAATCAGCTTCTTCAAGCATTTTTGCCTCAGGCTATTTTGCCTGCTATTAACG GCATAGCTGAAACAGGATATGAGATCCCAAGTCTTTATGGTTACGATTTGATCAACGCGTCAGTCGAACACAAGCTG aatgCTTTGGAAGTTGGTGCAGATCTAAAGCAAAACTGA
- the LOC143470454 gene encoding lipopolysaccharide-binding protein-like isoform X3, which produces MEIEKRSLFFLCMFALVLACLCDQSGVNPGVKARVTSGGLKFLSQIALGFAEDAVEDLDLPTLSGTSPVEYKISNLKINSFSLGRIGFNTAAPNVITPVIDDGKVSASAQFEASKTIKVFGFSFPIAISGNIHASASGLDLSQQISLGMNADGKPTFSLQNCDSSIGDLDLKVSGTTLDAAFNLIIGLFKSTITDLLQKEICPAVKKALSKQGEKVTEKFKRKNVFVLAMHAVNGFVVYPLIKQTNIDLGLVCDPEATGTEFLVSLKGKCFASSMPNIPRRYVALPMPPISATSKMACISVSPYVLNTLLYAFSELGHLGRTFDFDELGALGILTTLLPNLQAVQDNRVQIVVSATSAPSVDFTASGIGIEGPFEVVVNAVLPDDSKQHVITIMANVDILAKARIENGNFAGNIESLDVTVTDAGGLPAELFNQLFQAFIPQAILPAINGITEAGFEIPSLFDFCFSGASIIHKKDALEVCTDFELCQD; this is translated from the exons ATGGAAATTGAAAAGAGATCATTGTTTTTTCTCTGCATGTTTGCTCTGGTCTTAGCTTGTCTTTGCGATCAAAGTGGTGTCAACCCCGGCGTAAAGGCGCGAGTCACATCGGGTGGACTTAAATTTC TTTCACAAATTGCTTTGGGTTTTGCGGAAGATGCTGTCGAAGACCTTGATCTACCTACGCTGTCTGGCACGAGTCCAGTTGAATACAAAATCtccaa TTTGAAAATCAACTCATTCAGCCTCGGAAGGATCGGTTTCAATACAGCAGCTCCGAATGTGATTACTCCAGTAATCGACGACGGAAAGGTGTCAGCATCAGCTCAATTTGAGGCGTCCAAAACAATCAAAGTGTTTGGTTTCTC CTTTCCAATAGCAATCAGCGGTAACATACACGCGTCGGCTAGTGGCCTTGATCTTAGTCAGCAAATTAGTTTGGGAATGAACGCAGATGGCAAACCAACG ttttcGTTGCAAAATTGTGACTCAAGTATCGGAGATCTGGACCTGAAAGTATCCGGTACAACGCTGGATGCCGCTTTCAACTTGATTATCGGATTGTTTAAAAGCACCATAACAGATTTATTACAGAAAGAA ATTTGCCCAGCAGTAAAAAAGGCTCTGTCAAAACAAGGGGAAAAAGTAACGGAGAAATTTAAACGTAAGAATGTATTTGTATTAGCGATGCATGCTGTCAACGGTTTCG ttgtttatccgttaataaaacaaacaaacatcgaCCTTGGTTTGGTTTGTGACCCGGAGGCAACTGGCACCGAGTTTCTGGTCTCACTCAAAGGAAAATGCTTCGCAAGCAGCATGCCAAACATACC GCGCCGTTATGTGGCGTTACCAATGCCACCGATTTCTGCAACGTCGAAGATGGCTTGTATTTCGGTCAGTCCTTACGTTTTAAACACATTGCTTTATGCGTTTTCGGAGCTCGGACATTTGGGACGCACGTTTGACTTTGACGAG CTCGGTGCGTTGGGAATTCTCACAACTCTTTTGCCCAACCTGCAAGCTGTTCAGGACAA CCGCGTTCAAATTGTGGTGAGTGCAACTTCCGCACCCAGTGTTGATTTCACGGCATCTGGCATTGGCATTGAAGGACCTTTCGAGGTTGTTGTGAACGCAGTTTTGCCTGATGACAGCAAACAACACGTCATAACTATAATGGCG AATGTGGACATACTCGCCAAAGCTCGCATAGAAAACGGAAACTTTGCGGGAAATATTGAATCTCTGGACGTGACAGTGACTGATGCGGGTGGACTTCCAGCAGAACTTTTCAATCAACTTTTCCAAGCTTTTATACCTCAGGCTATTTTACCAGCAATTAATG GCATTACTGAAGCAGGGTTTGAGATTCCTAGTCTCTTTGATTTCTGCTTCAGCGGCGCTTCAATCATACACAAGAAG GACGCTTTGGAAGTGTGCACAGATTTTGAACTTTGCCAAGACTGA